A single genomic interval of Spinacia oleracea cultivar Varoflay chromosome 6, BTI_SOV_V1, whole genome shotgun sequence harbors:
- the LOC110802540 gene encoding oxysterol-binding protein-related protein 3C isoform X2, with translation MKIWKWLILREVKMMLRKKHREERDSYWKMMQKYIGSDVTSMVTLPVIIFEPMTMLQKMAELMEYSNLLDQADECEDPYMRLVYAASWAISVYYAFQRTWKPFNPILGETYEMVNHNGITFLSEQVSHHPPMSAGHCENEHFTYDVTSKVKTKFLGNSLDIYPVGRTRVTLKRSGVVLDLVPPSSKVHNLIFGRTWVDSPGEMILTNLTTGDKVVLYFQPCGWFGAGRYEVDGYVYDANEEPKILMTGKWNESMSCQPCDVEGEPQPGTELKEVWHLADVPKNDKYQYTYFAHKINSFDTSPKMLLASDSRLRPDRFALEMGDLSKSGAEKSSLEERQRAEKRNREAKGDKFTPRWFDLNEDVATTPWGDIEIYQYNGKYTEHREAIDSSDIDELEDVKTKEFNPWQYNDLSST, from the exons ATGAAAATCTGGAAGTGGTTAATCCTGAGGGAGGTAAAGATGATGCTGAGGAAGAAGCACAGAGAG GAGAGAGATAGCTACTGGAAAATGATGCAGAAGTACATTGGTTCTGATGTTACATCAATGGTAACCCTGCCAGTTATAATATTTGAGCCTATGACTATGCTGCAGAAAATGGCAGAG TTAATGGAGTACAGCAACCTGTTAGATCAGGCTGATGAATGTGAAGATCCTTATATGCGATTGGTTTATGCTG CATCTTGGGCAATATCTGTCTACTATGCTTTTCAGCGCACCTGGAAGCCTTTTAATCCCATTCTTGGTGAAACCTATGAAATGGTTAACCATAATGGGATTACTTTTCTTTCAGAGCAG GTGAGTCATCATCCTCCTATGAGTGCTGGACATTGTGAAAATGAGCATTTTACATATGATGTGACATCAAAGGTGAAGACAAAATTTTTAGGCAATTCTCTTGATATCTATCCCGTTGGAAG GACTCGTGTCACTCTTAAAAGAAGTGGTGTAGTGTTGGATTTGGTCCCCCCTTCTTCAAAAGTTCATAACCTGATCTTTGGTCGGACATGGGTAGATTCACCAGGCGAGATGATACTAACCAATTTAACTACCGGAGATAAAGTTGTGCTGTATTTTCAACCTTGTGGTTGGTTTGG GGCTGGTCGGTATGAAGTGGATGGTTATGTATATGACGCCAATGAGGAGCCTAAAATATTGATGACCGGTAAATGGAATGAGTCAATGAGCTGTCAACCATGTGATGTGGAAGGGGAACCTCAACCTGGCACAGAACTGAAAGAG GTCTGGCATCTTGCAGATGTTCCAAAAAATGACAAATATCAATATACATACTTTGCCCACAAGATAAATAGTTTTGACACATCACCCAAGATGTTATTGGCATCAGATTCACGTTTACGACCTGATAGATTTGCTCTTGAGATGGGTGATTTGTCCAAGTCTGGTGCTGAAAAAAGCAG TTTGGAGGAGAGGCAGAGAGCAGAAAAGAGAAATCGAGAAGCCAAGGGTGACAAGTTTACTCCACGATGGTTTGATTTAAATGAAGATGTTGCAACTACCCCCTGGGGTGATATAGAGATTTACCAGTACAATGGTAAATACACTGAACACCGGGAAGCTATAGATAGTTCCGACATTGATGAGCTAGAAGATGTGAAGACCAAGGAGTTCAACCCTTGGCAGTACAATGATTTATCTAGTACATGA
- the LOC110802540 gene encoding oxysterol-binding protein-related protein 3C isoform X3, giving the protein MPSPKKKMENKGFFASMSSSLSMFSNAMHRSVNGFIGYENLEVVNPEGGKDDAEEEAQRGRWKQEERDSYWKMMQKYIGSDVTSMVTLPVIIFEPMTMLQKMAELMEYSNLLDQADECEDPYMRLVYAASWAISVYYAFQRTWKPFNPILGETYEMVNHNGITFLSEQVSHHPPMSAGHCENEHFTYDVTSKVKTKFLGNSLDIYPVGRTRVTLKRSGVVLDLVPPSSKVHNLIFGRTWVDSPGEMILTNLTTGDKVVLYFQPCGWFGAGRYEVDGYVYDANEEPKILMTGKWNESMSCQPCDVEGEPQPGTELKEVWHLADVPKNDKYQYTYFAHKINSFDTSPKMLLASDSRLRPDRFALEMGDLSKSGAEKSSLEERQRAVNNVVEPKRG; this is encoded by the exons ATGCCGAGCCCAAAGAAGAAGATGGAAAACAAGGGCTTTTTCGCTTCAATGTCTTCCAGCTTATCCATGTTCAGTAACGCCATGCATAGATCTGTCAATGG GTTTATAGGTTATGAAAATCTGGAAGTGGTTAATCCTGAGGGAGGTAAAGATGATGCTGAGGAAGAAGCACAGAGAGGTAGGTGGAAACAAGAG GAGAGAGATAGCTACTGGAAAATGATGCAGAAGTACATTGGTTCTGATGTTACATCAATGGTAACCCTGCCAGTTATAATATTTGAGCCTATGACTATGCTGCAGAAAATGGCAGAG TTAATGGAGTACAGCAACCTGTTAGATCAGGCTGATGAATGTGAAGATCCTTATATGCGATTGGTTTATGCTG CATCTTGGGCAATATCTGTCTACTATGCTTTTCAGCGCACCTGGAAGCCTTTTAATCCCATTCTTGGTGAAACCTATGAAATGGTTAACCATAATGGGATTACTTTTCTTTCAGAGCAG GTGAGTCATCATCCTCCTATGAGTGCTGGACATTGTGAAAATGAGCATTTTACATATGATGTGACATCAAAGGTGAAGACAAAATTTTTAGGCAATTCTCTTGATATCTATCCCGTTGGAAG GACTCGTGTCACTCTTAAAAGAAGTGGTGTAGTGTTGGATTTGGTCCCCCCTTCTTCAAAAGTTCATAACCTGATCTTTGGTCGGACATGGGTAGATTCACCAGGCGAGATGATACTAACCAATTTAACTACCGGAGATAAAGTTGTGCTGTATTTTCAACCTTGTGGTTGGTTTGG GGCTGGTCGGTATGAAGTGGATGGTTATGTATATGACGCCAATGAGGAGCCTAAAATATTGATGACCGGTAAATGGAATGAGTCAATGAGCTGTCAACCATGTGATGTGGAAGGGGAACCTCAACCTGGCACAGAACTGAAAGAG GTCTGGCATCTTGCAGATGTTCCAAAAAATGACAAATATCAATATACATACTTTGCCCACAAGATAAATAGTTTTGACACATCACCCAAGATGTTATTGGCATCAGATTCACGTTTACGACCTGATAGATTTGCTCTTGAGATGGGTGATTTGTCCAAGTCTGGTGCTGAAAAAAGCAG TTTGGAGGAGAGGCAGAGAGCTGTTAATAATGTCGTTGAACCTAAAAGGGGTTGA
- the LOC110802540 gene encoding oxysterol-binding protein-related protein 3C isoform X1, with the protein MPSPKKKMENKGFFASMSSSLSMFSNAMHRSVNGFIGYENLEVVNPEGGKDDAEEEAQRGRWKQEERDSYWKMMQKYIGSDVTSMVTLPVIIFEPMTMLQKMAELMEYSNLLDQADECEDPYMRLVYAASWAISVYYAFQRTWKPFNPILGETYEMVNHNGITFLSEQVSHHPPMSAGHCENEHFTYDVTSKVKTKFLGNSLDIYPVGRTRVTLKRSGVVLDLVPPSSKVHNLIFGRTWVDSPGEMILTNLTTGDKVVLYFQPCGWFGAGRYEVDGYVYDANEEPKILMTGKWNESMSCQPCDVEGEPQPGTELKEVWHLADVPKNDKYQYTYFAHKINSFDTSPKMLLASDSRLRPDRFALEMGDLSKSGAEKSSLEERQRAEKRNREAKGDKFTPRWFDLNEDVATTPWGDIEIYQYNGKYTEHREAIDSSDIDELEDVKTKEFNPWQYNDLSST; encoded by the exons ATGCCGAGCCCAAAGAAGAAGATGGAAAACAAGGGCTTTTTCGCTTCAATGTCTTCCAGCTTATCCATGTTCAGTAACGCCATGCATAGATCTGTCAATGG GTTTATAGGTTATGAAAATCTGGAAGTGGTTAATCCTGAGGGAGGTAAAGATGATGCTGAGGAAGAAGCACAGAGAGGTAGGTGGAAACAAGAG GAGAGAGATAGCTACTGGAAAATGATGCAGAAGTACATTGGTTCTGATGTTACATCAATGGTAACCCTGCCAGTTATAATATTTGAGCCTATGACTATGCTGCAGAAAATGGCAGAG TTAATGGAGTACAGCAACCTGTTAGATCAGGCTGATGAATGTGAAGATCCTTATATGCGATTGGTTTATGCTG CATCTTGGGCAATATCTGTCTACTATGCTTTTCAGCGCACCTGGAAGCCTTTTAATCCCATTCTTGGTGAAACCTATGAAATGGTTAACCATAATGGGATTACTTTTCTTTCAGAGCAG GTGAGTCATCATCCTCCTATGAGTGCTGGACATTGTGAAAATGAGCATTTTACATATGATGTGACATCAAAGGTGAAGACAAAATTTTTAGGCAATTCTCTTGATATCTATCCCGTTGGAAG GACTCGTGTCACTCTTAAAAGAAGTGGTGTAGTGTTGGATTTGGTCCCCCCTTCTTCAAAAGTTCATAACCTGATCTTTGGTCGGACATGGGTAGATTCACCAGGCGAGATGATACTAACCAATTTAACTACCGGAGATAAAGTTGTGCTGTATTTTCAACCTTGTGGTTGGTTTGG GGCTGGTCGGTATGAAGTGGATGGTTATGTATATGACGCCAATGAGGAGCCTAAAATATTGATGACCGGTAAATGGAATGAGTCAATGAGCTGTCAACCATGTGATGTGGAAGGGGAACCTCAACCTGGCACAGAACTGAAAGAG GTCTGGCATCTTGCAGATGTTCCAAAAAATGACAAATATCAATATACATACTTTGCCCACAAGATAAATAGTTTTGACACATCACCCAAGATGTTATTGGCATCAGATTCACGTTTACGACCTGATAGATTTGCTCTTGAGATGGGTGATTTGTCCAAGTCTGGTGCTGAAAAAAGCAG TTTGGAGGAGAGGCAGAGAGCAGAAAAGAGAAATCGAGAAGCCAAGGGTGACAAGTTTACTCCACGATGGTTTGATTTAAATGAAGATGTTGCAACTACCCCCTGGGGTGATATAGAGATTTACCAGTACAATGGTAAATACACTGAACACCGGGAAGCTATAGATAGTTCCGACATTGATGAGCTAGAAGATGTGAAGACCAAGGAGTTCAACCCTTGGCAGTACAATGATTTATCTAGTACATGA
- the LOC110802540 gene encoding oxysterol-binding protein-related protein 3C isoform X4 — protein MPSPKKKMENKGFFASMSSSLSMFSNAMHRSVNGFIGYENLEVVNPEGGKDDAEEEAQRGRWKQEERDSYWKMMQKYIGSDVTSMVTLPVIIFEPMTMLQKMAELMEYSNLLDQADECEDPYMRLVYAASWAISVYYAFQRTWKPFNPILGETYEMVNHNGITFLSEQVSHHPPMSAGHCENEHFTYDVTSKVKTKFLGNSLDIYPVGRTRVTLKRSGVVLDLVPPSSKVHNLIFGRTWVDSPGEMILTNLTTGDKVVLYFQPCGWFGAGRYEVDGYVYDANEEPKILMTGKWNESMSCQPCDVEGEPQPGTELKEYPCRILYTRMIWTLDASFWTKIMNFFHKIAESDTWTHTVFQHRYPSPSNIDSGTLHDS, from the exons ATGCCGAGCCCAAAGAAGAAGATGGAAAACAAGGGCTTTTTCGCTTCAATGTCTTCCAGCTTATCCATGTTCAGTAACGCCATGCATAGATCTGTCAATGG GTTTATAGGTTATGAAAATCTGGAAGTGGTTAATCCTGAGGGAGGTAAAGATGATGCTGAGGAAGAAGCACAGAGAGGTAGGTGGAAACAAGAG GAGAGAGATAGCTACTGGAAAATGATGCAGAAGTACATTGGTTCTGATGTTACATCAATGGTAACCCTGCCAGTTATAATATTTGAGCCTATGACTATGCTGCAGAAAATGGCAGAG TTAATGGAGTACAGCAACCTGTTAGATCAGGCTGATGAATGTGAAGATCCTTATATGCGATTGGTTTATGCTG CATCTTGGGCAATATCTGTCTACTATGCTTTTCAGCGCACCTGGAAGCCTTTTAATCCCATTCTTGGTGAAACCTATGAAATGGTTAACCATAATGGGATTACTTTTCTTTCAGAGCAG GTGAGTCATCATCCTCCTATGAGTGCTGGACATTGTGAAAATGAGCATTTTACATATGATGTGACATCAAAGGTGAAGACAAAATTTTTAGGCAATTCTCTTGATATCTATCCCGTTGGAAG GACTCGTGTCACTCTTAAAAGAAGTGGTGTAGTGTTGGATTTGGTCCCCCCTTCTTCAAAAGTTCATAACCTGATCTTTGGTCGGACATGGGTAGATTCACCAGGCGAGATGATACTAACCAATTTAACTACCGGAGATAAAGTTGTGCTGTATTTTCAACCTTGTGGTTGGTTTGG GGCTGGTCGGTATGAAGTGGATGGTTATGTATATGACGCCAATGAGGAGCCTAAAATATTGATGACCGGTAAATGGAATGAGTCAATGAGCTGTCAACCATGTGATGTGGAAGGGGAACCTCAACCTGGCACAGAACTGAAAGAG tacCCGTGTCGGATCCTCTACACTCGGATGATATGGACACTGGATgcttcattttggaccaaaatcATGAATTTTTTCCACAAAATAGCCGAGTCGGATACTTGGACACATACCGTTTTCCAACATCGGTACCcgagtccgagtaacatag ATTCTGGTACATTGCATGATAGTTGA